A part of Myxococcus landrumus genomic DNA contains:
- a CDS encoding non-ribosomal peptide synthetase: protein MKMGELLAELNRRGLEVWAEGENLKLRGPKGAAGEELRNLLAGHKQELLTLLRERHRANEERPITPVARTGPAPLSYGQQRLWFLDRLEPGGTAYNLVMPLRVEGHLDPVLLERCFVEILRRHEILRTRYAEQAGVPVQIVDPEPRLEFVVLDEMEVFAHSPGGTEEFLRREGERPFDLSEGPLTRVLVVDRGAKGQFIQVCLHHISADIWARGILMRELMVLYTAFAQGRASPLPPLPLQYSDFAIWQRSHLQGDVRRDLVEAWRRRLAGMPPLLELPSDRPRPRVQTYAGGEVRFEVGPALTEALKALSHSANATPFMGMLAAFFVLLHRLTGREDLVVGANAINRTRPELEPLVGFFVDNLVMRVDLGGAPGFATVVKRVREVVLESFAHQDLPFDLLVEELKPARNPGYNPLFQAVFSYARAVEGLPDPAGMKIVPLEFETTSSRFDLNLFVDDSSDRLTVRFVFNRDLFDRSTIQHYVDCFQVLLQGLLTEPQRPVADLPVLPMADRERVLLKWNDTRAQDAGAPCLHELIEARAARTPDACALVMGDWELTYGELDQRSDRLAVTLQARGVGPETLVGICMERSPLLVVSLLAVLKAGGAFLALDPDEPPARLRRIVSDARPRLLLTSSAPMELEFPEAKVLPVDEACERFPDVIGKRLRRDVRPEHLAYVLYTSGSTGQPKGTEITHRSIVNYLKWSVETYRLHEGTGSPVLGSISFDGTLTSLFAPLLAGRALFLLPRGQELDLLSSRDYPERGFSFIKLTPSHLRAFDGLGRLREVLERTHAVVLGGEGLNGGDLETWREQRLTARIINEYGPTEAAVACCFHEVSPDGAPLPERIPIGKPITHTALYVLDRRGHPVPIGVPGELHIGGVGLARGYLRRPDLTAERFVPNPFARPGSSQEGTRLYRTGDLARYLSDGTLEFLGRLDDQLKIRGHRVESGEVEAALARHPRVVHAAVVLQRVPGLEPRLVAYVQPSEPGGESLEVALRESLQSQLPEFMRPSAYVILDALPLTSSGKVDRKALPSPPSGRRERGLAPRNAAGLTDTERKLQGLFSELLGLGDVPPDQSFFDLGGHSLLAITLIARIRGLLSVEVPLNEVFERPSVEGLAQWIDSQAGALAPRLPDGVVALKPRGARGHHPPLFMAPPSAGNPAVYVTLSRHLSAGQPVFGFEMPGLMDNSTPYGTVEETATHYVDVMRKLQPRGPYHLAGWSYGGIIVCEMARQLEAQGEHVALLGLIDGASLDRKAAQDSQDLREAVSTGSQLVKVLAETPLPKDYASLRLVGEWMGISLPEVPRDLWRKDSLGRRTYLRRFLKDVARSVRNMMATLRAERSYTFSAYGGRATLFRAAPPSEGRDSLVDSVRRFALGGVQVIAVPGNHMTLVLDEKHVAVLAVQLQRCLDAAVSGLALEEPPRALLSASGENTQFSKEVA, encoded by the coding sequence ATGAAGATGGGGGAGCTGCTCGCCGAGCTGAATCGACGAGGCCTGGAGGTCTGGGCGGAAGGGGAGAACCTCAAGCTCCGGGGCCCGAAGGGGGCCGCGGGCGAGGAGCTGCGCAACCTGCTCGCCGGACACAAGCAGGAGCTGCTGACGCTGCTGCGCGAGCGCCACCGGGCGAACGAGGAGCGCCCCATCACGCCCGTGGCTCGCACGGGGCCCGCGCCGCTGTCCTACGGGCAGCAGCGGTTGTGGTTTCTCGACCGCCTGGAGCCCGGCGGTACCGCCTACAACCTGGTCATGCCCCTGCGCGTCGAGGGGCACCTGGACCCCGTGCTCCTGGAGCGCTGCTTCGTCGAAATCCTCCGGCGCCACGAAATCCTCCGCACGCGCTACGCCGAACAGGCGGGCGTTCCCGTTCAAATCGTCGACCCCGAGCCTCGGCTCGAGTTCGTGGTGCTGGACGAGATGGAGGTGTTCGCCCATTCGCCCGGGGGAACGGAGGAGTTCCTCCGCCGCGAAGGAGAGCGGCCCTTCGACTTGTCCGAGGGACCGCTGACCCGGGTCCTCGTGGTCGACCGGGGAGCGAAGGGCCAGTTCATCCAGGTCTGCCTGCATCACATCTCGGCGGATATCTGGGCGCGCGGCATCCTCATGCGCGAGCTGATGGTCCTCTACACGGCCTTCGCCCAGGGGCGAGCTTCTCCGCTTCCTCCGTTGCCGCTCCAGTACTCCGACTTCGCCATCTGGCAGCGGAGCCACCTGCAAGGTGACGTGCGCCGAGACCTGGTGGAGGCCTGGAGGCGGCGGCTCGCGGGGATGCCACCCTTGCTGGAGCTTCCCTCGGACCGTCCGCGTCCTCGCGTGCAGACCTATGCCGGAGGCGAGGTCCGCTTCGAGGTGGGGCCCGCGCTGACCGAGGCCCTCAAGGCGCTGAGCCATTCAGCCAACGCGACGCCCTTCATGGGCATGCTGGCCGCCTTCTTCGTCTTGCTGCACCGCCTCACCGGACGCGAGGACCTGGTCGTCGGCGCCAACGCCATCAACCGGACCCGCCCCGAGCTGGAGCCCCTGGTGGGGTTCTTCGTCGACAACCTGGTGATGCGGGTGGACCTCGGCGGGGCACCGGGGTTTGCCACCGTGGTGAAGCGCGTCCGGGAAGTGGTCCTGGAGTCCTTCGCGCACCAGGACCTGCCCTTCGACCTCCTGGTCGAGGAGCTGAAGCCCGCGAGGAACCCTGGCTACAACCCGCTCTTCCAGGCCGTGTTCTCCTACGCGCGCGCGGTGGAGGGGCTGCCGGACCCGGCCGGGATGAAGATTGTCCCCCTCGAGTTCGAGACGACCTCCTCGCGCTTCGACCTCAACCTCTTCGTGGACGACTCCTCGGACCGGCTCACGGTCCGGTTCGTGTTCAACCGGGACCTCTTCGACCGGAGCACGATTCAGCACTACGTCGACTGCTTCCAGGTGCTGCTCCAGGGACTCCTCACCGAGCCCCAGCGGCCGGTGGCGGACCTGCCCGTCCTCCCGATGGCAGACCGGGAGCGGGTGCTCCTGAAGTGGAACGACACCCGCGCGCAAGACGCCGGCGCGCCGTGTCTGCACGAGCTCATCGAGGCCCGCGCGGCGCGGACCCCGGATGCGTGTGCGCTCGTCATGGGGGACTGGGAGCTGACCTATGGCGAGCTGGACCAGCGCAGCGACCGCCTCGCCGTGACGCTGCAGGCCCGAGGCGTGGGCCCGGAGACGCTGGTGGGCATCTGCATGGAGCGCTCCCCCCTGCTGGTGGTGAGCCTGCTCGCGGTGCTCAAGGCCGGCGGCGCGTTCCTCGCGCTCGACCCGGACGAGCCTCCCGCGCGACTGCGGCGCATCGTGAGTGACGCCCGTCCCCGGCTGCTGCTCACGTCGAGCGCGCCGATGGAGCTGGAGTTCCCCGAAGCGAAGGTGCTCCCGGTGGACGAGGCGTGCGAGCGCTTCCCGGATGTCATCGGCAAGCGTCTGCGCAGGGACGTCCGCCCCGAGCACCTGGCCTATGTCCTCTACACCTCCGGCTCGACGGGACAGCCGAAGGGCACGGAAATCACCCACCGGAGCATCGTCAACTACCTGAAGTGGAGCGTGGAGACGTACCGGCTCCATGAGGGCACGGGGAGCCCGGTGCTCGGCTCCATCAGCTTCGATGGCACGCTGACGAGCCTCTTCGCTCCACTCCTCGCGGGACGTGCGTTGTTCCTGCTGCCCCGAGGCCAGGAGCTGGACCTGTTGTCCTCGCGCGACTACCCGGAGCGGGGCTTCAGCTTCATCAAGCTGACGCCCTCGCATCTGCGCGCGTTCGACGGCCTGGGGCGGCTGCGGGAGGTGCTGGAGCGGACTCACGCCGTGGTGCTCGGCGGCGAGGGCCTGAACGGCGGGGACCTGGAGACGTGGCGCGAGCAGCGGCTCACCGCGCGCATCATCAACGAGTACGGCCCGACCGAGGCCGCCGTCGCGTGCTGCTTCCACGAGGTGTCACCCGATGGCGCCCCGCTCCCCGAGCGGATTCCCATCGGAAAGCCCATCACCCACACCGCGCTGTATGTCCTGGACCGGCGAGGGCACCCGGTGCCCATCGGCGTGCCGGGAGAGCTGCACATCGGTGGAGTGGGGCTGGCCCGGGGCTACCTTCGGCGTCCCGACCTGACGGCCGAGCGCTTCGTGCCGAACCCCTTCGCGCGCCCAGGCTCCAGCCAGGAGGGAACGCGGCTCTATCGCACGGGAGACCTCGCTCGATATCTCTCCGACGGCACCCTCGAGTTCCTGGGGCGGCTGGATGACCAGCTCAAGATTCGCGGCCACCGCGTCGAGTCCGGAGAAGTCGAGGCGGCGCTGGCCCGTCACCCGCGCGTTGTTCACGCCGCCGTGGTGTTGCAGCGGGTCCCTGGGCTGGAGCCCCGCCTCGTCGCCTACGTCCAGCCTTCGGAGCCCGGCGGGGAGTCGCTGGAGGTCGCGCTGCGCGAGTCCCTCCAGTCCCAGCTCCCCGAGTTCATGCGGCCGTCGGCCTACGTCATCCTGGACGCGCTGCCGCTCACGTCCAGCGGCAAGGTGGACCGCAAGGCGCTGCCCTCGCCGCCTTCCGGGAGACGGGAGCGCGGGCTCGCGCCGCGCAACGCCGCGGGGCTGACCGACACGGAGCGGAAGCTCCAGGGTCTCTTCAGCGAGCTGCTGGGGCTGGGGGATGTGCCGCCCGACCAGAGCTTCTTCGACCTGGGAGGGCACTCGCTGCTGGCCATCACGCTCATCGCGCGCATCCGGGGCCTCTTGAGCGTGGAGGTCCCGCTCAACGAGGTGTTCGAGCGGCCCTCGGTGGAGGGGCTGGCGCAGTGGATTGATTCACAGGCCGGAGCCTTGGCGCCGAGGTTGCCCGATGGCGTGGTGGCGCTGAAGCCGCGAGGGGCGCGAGGACACCACCCGCCGCTGTTCATGGCCCCGCCCTCCGCGGGCAACCCCGCCGTCTACGTCACCCTCTCCCGGCACCTGAGCGCGGGGCAGCCCGTCTTCGGCTTCGAGATGCCGGGACTGATGGACAACAGCACGCCCTACGGCACGGTCGAGGAGACCGCGACGCACTACGTGGACGTGATGCGCAAGCTCCAGCCGCGAGGGCCCTACCACCTCGCGGGCTGGTCCTACGGCGGCATCATCGTGTGCGAGATGGCGCGCCAACTCGAGGCCCAGGGCGAGCACGTCGCGTTGCTCGGCTTGATTGATGGCGCCTCGCTGGACCGCAAGGCCGCGCAGGACAGCCAGGACCTTCGCGAGGCGGTCTCCACCGGCTCGCAGTTGGTGAAGGTGCTGGCGGAGACGCCGCTGCCGAAGGACTACGCGAGCTTGAGGTTGGTGGGGGAGTGGATGGGCATCAGCCTGCCCGAAGTGCCCCGGGACCTCTGGCGCAAGGACTCACTCGGAAGGCGCACCTACCTGCGAAGATTCCTGAAGGACGTGGCGCGCTCGGTCCGCAACATGATGGCCACGCTCCGCGCCGAGCGCTCCTACACCTTCTCCGCATACGGCGGCCGAGCCACGCTCTTCCGGGCGGCGCCTCCCAGCGAAGGAAGGGATTCACTCGTCGACAGTGTGCGAAGATTCGCCCTGGGCGGCGTGCAAGTCATTGCCGTTCCTGGCAATCACATGACACTCGTCCTGGACGAGAAGCACGTCGCGGTGCTGGCGGTTCAGCTCCAGCGCTGCCTGGACGCGGCCGTGTCAGGACTGGCTCTTGAGGAACCCCCGCGGGCGCTCTTGTCCGCGAGTGGGGAGAACACGCAGTTCTCGAAGGAGGTCGCGTGA
- a CDS encoding patatin-like phospholipase family protein — protein sequence MPYRILSLDGSSISGGTGYVSTGMLGALRQTLDTASDRRTLINQVDLFVGTSAGSFNAAFFAREEDPDSAYDRNLQFWGEAVAMNKKGVSLGRTLKAMTGTSSLLDSNYMRDFLSNYFGKTTRLGDLKRKVVIPSFQLDGTRKGVRTWKSKVFHNTGPDNDPDLNELLIDVLMRSGSPPLSYPIYQGVQERGSGYVDGGLYANNPSLVGLAQAINNISRPNKHESVDTLATEPPSLESILVLSLGNGIMSKFLEPTFKDGEANWGFAPWLLNLRDPMVLVKMLLEAGSDAVNYQCRMILRKKYLRLDPAVDQRLSAYDSQEVGTVLVGMLSQQTTMDQLQRAKRWVEKSGWLGDAQQGAQPSQVGT from the coding sequence ATGCCCTATCGAATCCTGTCCCTGGACGGTTCCTCCATCTCCGGAGGTACAGGCTATGTCTCCACGGGGATGCTCGGCGCGCTTCGGCAGACGCTCGACACCGCGAGCGACCGGCGAACCCTCATCAACCAGGTGGACCTCTTCGTGGGGACCTCCGCGGGCTCGTTCAACGCGGCGTTCTTCGCGCGGGAAGAAGACCCGGACAGCGCCTACGACCGGAACCTCCAGTTCTGGGGCGAGGCCGTCGCCATGAACAAGAAGGGCGTGTCCCTGGGACGCACCCTGAAGGCGATGACGGGCACCAGCTCGTTGCTCGACTCGAACTACATGCGCGACTTCCTGAGCAACTACTTCGGGAAGACGACGCGACTGGGAGACCTCAAGCGCAAGGTCGTGATTCCCAGCTTCCAGCTCGACGGGACGCGCAAGGGCGTGCGGACCTGGAAGTCGAAGGTCTTCCACAACACGGGCCCCGACAATGACCCGGACCTCAATGAATTGCTCATCGACGTCCTGATGCGCAGCGGGTCTCCGCCGCTCTCCTATCCCATCTATCAAGGGGTCCAGGAGCGGGGCAGCGGCTACGTGGACGGCGGGCTCTACGCCAACAATCCCTCGCTCGTGGGGCTGGCCCAGGCCATCAACAACATCTCCCGTCCGAACAAGCACGAGTCGGTGGACACGCTGGCGACGGAGCCACCCAGCCTGGAGTCCATCCTGGTGCTGTCATTGGGCAATGGCATCATGTCCAAGTTCCTGGAGCCCACCTTCAAGGACGGAGAGGCCAACTGGGGCTTTGCCCCGTGGCTGCTGAACCTCCGCGACCCGATGGTCCTGGTGAAGATGCTGTTGGAGGCTGGCTCGGACGCGGTGAACTACCAGTGCCGCATGATTCTCCGGAAGAAGTACCTCCGGCTGGACCCCGCCGTGGACCAGCGGCTCTCCGCCTATGACTCACAGGAGGTGGGGACGGTGCTCGTTGGGATGTTGAGCCAGCAGACCACCATGGACCAGCTCCAGCGCGCGAAGCGGTGGGTCGAGAAGTCCGGCTGGCTGGGCGACGCGCAGCAGGGCGCGCAGCCTTCACAAGTCGGGACCTGA
- a CDS encoding ArsA family ATPase, whose protein sequence is MMTRILLVSGCGGVGKTTVAAATGLAAARRGLRTLVFSFDTSRDLSGAFGLDVRVRPESQGLPVRVEESLHLQELDVPAELQRRWSAGRGEVAALLGGGLEEVTAEEVALTPGLDALLALLLLDEHTRARTYELIVIDGPSLGDLLRFVGGADAVSWFARRSRPPEQSARRVRAARGDPDVLHAVSDRLMDVGALLRDPSVTTVRWVTTLDTRARQATRRACTALGLQGVALDGMVFNRLVPGTSPVEGLQDLAGAVPATEMERQGDDEVSGIAALESFASRLYRGEDPVRPVGSHPVLGVRKDAVDEYRLEVQLPFVRKEEVALSRREAELVIQVGALRRNVLLPRMVARLATSAARMDDGKLVVEFKKERVQT, encoded by the coding sequence ATGATGACCCGGATACTCCTTGTCTCGGGATGCGGTGGGGTGGGGAAGACGACGGTGGCGGCGGCCACGGGCCTGGCGGCGGCGCGCCGGGGGCTCCGCACGCTCGTCTTCTCCTTCGACACCTCGCGGGACCTGAGCGGGGCCTTCGGCCTGGATGTGCGGGTGCGCCCTGAGAGCCAAGGGCTGCCCGTTCGCGTCGAGGAGTCCCTGCACCTCCAGGAGCTGGATGTCCCCGCGGAGCTTCAGCGCCGCTGGAGCGCGGGCCGGGGCGAAGTGGCCGCGCTGCTGGGCGGTGGGCTGGAGGAGGTGACGGCGGAGGAGGTCGCGCTCACGCCGGGGCTGGATGCGCTGCTGGCGCTCCTCCTGCTCGACGAACACACCCGTGCGCGGACGTACGAGCTCATCGTCATCGATGGCCCCTCCTTGGGAGACCTGCTGCGCTTCGTCGGAGGCGCGGACGCGGTGAGCTGGTTCGCGCGCAGGTCGAGGCCCCCGGAGCAGAGTGCTCGCCGCGTGAGGGCCGCGCGCGGGGACCCCGATGTGCTCCACGCCGTCAGCGACAGGCTGATGGACGTGGGGGCGCTGCTGCGCGACCCCTCCGTGACGACCGTGCGGTGGGTGACCACGCTGGACACTCGGGCACGGCAGGCCACGCGGCGCGCCTGCACGGCCCTCGGCCTGCAAGGTGTTGCCTTGGATGGCATGGTCTTCAATCGCCTCGTGCCTGGAACGTCCCCGGTCGAGGGGCTCCAGGACCTCGCGGGGGCCGTGCCCGCGACGGAGATGGAGCGCCAGGGTGACGACGAGGTGAGCGGAATCGCCGCGCTCGAGTCCTTCGCCTCACGGCTCTACCGGGGCGAGGACCCGGTGCGGCCCGTGGGCTCCCATCCCGTCCTCGGGGTGAGGAAGGACGCGGTGGATGAGTACAGGCTGGAGGTCCAGTTGCCCTTCGTGCGCAAGGAAGAGGTCGCCCTCTCCCGGCGCGAGGCGGAGCTGGTCATCCAGGTGGGCGCCCTCCGGCGCAATGTCTTGCTTCCGAGGATGGTCGCGCGGCTCGCGACCTCGGCGGCTCGAATGGATGACGGGAAGCTTGTCGTTGAGTTCAAGAAAGAAAGGGTTCAGACATGA